A genomic window from Salvia hispanica cultivar TCC Black 2014 chromosome 5, UniMelb_Shisp_WGS_1.0, whole genome shotgun sequence includes:
- the LOC125186586 gene encoding transcription factor MYB59 isoform X1 has product MTGKEDESMRKGPWTEEEDVQLVFYVNLFGDRRWDFIAQVSGLKRTGKSCRLRWVNYLHPGLKRGKMTPHEERLVLQLHSKWGNRWSRIARKIPGRTDNEIKNYWRTHMRKKAQEQKKKSTIPQSPTSSSLTSSSSTATKGPSFYDTGGMEDFVSKKPAAEDVYSMDEIWKDIEQGSNLTAQPITVWDFPTNDLKAMWSINEEESKMLNYDSFPFYNHHMTG; this is encoded by the exons ATGACGGGGAAAGAAGATGAGTCAATGAGAAAGGGGCCATGGACAGAAGAAGAGGACGTTCAGTTGGTGTTCTACGTGAACTTATTCGGAGACCGGCGCTGGGATTTCATAGCCCAAGTTTCAG GTCTCAAAAGAACCGGCAAGAGCTGCCGTCTCCGCTGGGTCAACTACCTCCACCCCGGCCTCAAGAGGGGCAAGATGACCCCCCACGAAGAGCGCCTTGTTCTCCAACTTCACTCCAAATGGGGAAACAG ATGGTCGAGAATCGCCCGCAAAATACCTGGTCGCACTGACAACGAGATCAAGAACTACTGGCGCACCCACATGAGGAAGAAGGCTCAGGAACAGAAGAAGAAGTCCACCATTCCCCAATCTCCGACCTCCTCCTCCCTCACTTCCTCCTCTTCCACGGCAACCAAGGGCCCCAGCTTCTACGACACCGGTGGGATGGAGGACTTTGTCAGCAAGAAGCCGGCTGCGGAAGATGTCTACTCCATGGATGAGATATGGAAGGACATAGAGCAGGGCAGCAACTTGACAGCCCAACCAATCACAGTATGGGATTTCCCAACGAATGATCTCAAAGCTATGTGGTCCATTAATGAGGAAGAGAGCAAGATGCTCAACTACGATTCTTTCCCTTTTTACAATCACCATATGACTGGCtaa
- the LOC125186586 gene encoding transcription factor MYB59 isoform X2 produces MDRRRGRSVGVLRELIRRPALGFHSPSFRFEGGGRREIGLKRTGKSCRLRWVNYLHPGLKRGKMTPHEERLVLQLHSKWGNRWSRIARKIPGRTDNEIKNYWRTHMRKKAQEQKKKSTIPQSPTSSSLTSSSSTATKGPSFYDTGGMEDFVSKKPAAEDVYSMDEIWKDIEQGSNLTAQPITVWDFPTNDLKAMWSINEEESKMLNYDSFPFYNHHMTG; encoded by the exons ATGGACAGAAGAAGAGGACGTTCAGTTGGTGTTCTACGTGAACTTATTCGGAGACCGGCGCTGGGATTTCATAGCCCAAGTTTCAGGTTTGAAGGTGGCGGGAGACGCGAAATAG GTCTCAAAAGAACCGGCAAGAGCTGCCGTCTCCGCTGGGTCAACTACCTCCACCCCGGCCTCAAGAGGGGCAAGATGACCCCCCACGAAGAGCGCCTTGTTCTCCAACTTCACTCCAAATGGGGAAACAG ATGGTCGAGAATCGCCCGCAAAATACCTGGTCGCACTGACAACGAGATCAAGAACTACTGGCGCACCCACATGAGGAAGAAGGCTCAGGAACAGAAGAAGAAGTCCACCATTCCCCAATCTCCGACCTCCTCCTCCCTCACTTCCTCCTCTTCCACGGCAACCAAGGGCCCCAGCTTCTACGACACCGGTGGGATGGAGGACTTTGTCAGCAAGAAGCCGGCTGCGGAAGATGTCTACTCCATGGATGAGATATGGAAGGACATAGAGCAGGGCAGCAACTTGACAGCCCAACCAATCACAGTATGGGATTTCCCAACGAATGATCTCAAAGCTATGTGGTCCATTAATGAGGAAGAGAGCAAGATGCTCAACTACGATTCTTTCCCTTTTTACAATCACCATATGACTGGCtaa